Proteins from one Deinococcus actinosclerus genomic window:
- a CDS encoding HAD family hydrolase, whose translation MTSDHPSTRAVLFDLDGTLHDRAVTLRAWLAGHVQQFCLPDGYAARFLALEDHGYRPKAEVIPRLVQEFNLPHDPRTLLDTYAGHVQHAVPMAHAHAVLRDLRARGVRVGVVTNGWADLQRTCVETCGLSGLIDDLVISKAVGLSKPDPAIYRLALDRLGVRADQAWFVGDSPRNDIAGPQAAGLRAAWLPSTHPLRGEVPDATLGDLRDVLTLPGLPHTAVTRLA comes from the coding sequence GTGACGAGTGACCATCCCAGCACCCGGGCGGTCCTGTTCGATCTGGACGGCACCCTGCACGACCGCGCGGTCACGCTGCGCGCGTGGCTGGCGGGGCACGTCCAGCAGTTCTGCCTTCCGGACGGGTACGCCGCGCGCTTCCTGGCCCTGGAGGATCACGGCTACCGCCCGAAGGCGGAGGTGATCCCGCGGCTCGTGCAGGAATTCAACCTGCCGCACGACCCGCGCACCCTGCTGGACACCTACGCGGGGCACGTGCAGCATGCCGTCCCGATGGCCCACGCCCACGCCGTCCTGCGCGACCTGCGGGCGCGTGGCGTGCGGGTGGGCGTCGTCACGAACGGCTGGGCGGACCTCCAGCGCACCTGCGTGGAGACCTGCGGCCTGAGCGGCCTGATCGACGACCTCGTGATCAGCAAGGCCGTGGGGCTCAGCAAGCCAGACCCCGCGATCTATCGGCTGGCGCTGGACCGCCTGGGCGTCCGCGCGGATCAGGCGTGGTTCGTGGGCGACTCGCCCCGCAACGACATCGCCGGACCGCAGGCCGCCGGCCTGCGTGCCGCGTGGCTGCCCAGCACCCACCCCCTGCGCGGCGAGGTCCCGGACGCCACGCTGGGTGACCTGCGGGACGTCCTCACGCTGCCGGGGTTGCCCCACACCGCCGTCACTCGTCTGGCGTGA
- the murJ gene encoding murein biosynthesis integral membrane protein MurJ: MLGTLGSRLSGIIRQQIINTFAPALTDAFSVAVKVPNLLRELLAEGALVNSFIPVYKTLDTRGRRELAQAFSGVLIAVNLLLMAAGIFAAPWIVDLLLASNSNVDRELTLFMTRMLMPFLMLISLSAIAMGLLNADEHFRESSFAPVAFNIASIVALILLPHSATWLAFGWLIGGVAQLLVQLPALNRFGLLPTPGLKGHPAVGRVLKQMAPFTLTAGARQILNVYVTSLLSNAQQFPKGTQTGYTNAEALFTMVNGLFVVSPVLAVFPRFSQAAAEKDWTQFRALTASTIRTTTFLAAPMSALLIALAPFAVSLINLTPPRGVQELDKFAAGSGILFGWALALVPWALVTVLLRTFYARERTREAVTISAIGFVLEVALYRLLVPPLGLIGFGLSTTISGLLMTAALIVLYRRAVGFPTREVTGHLLRVVPLAAVSGGAAWLIARALPIQPGFILTSVPVLALAGGAGLAVYLGGALALRMPEVAAVTRRLKR; the protein is encoded by the coding sequence ATGCTCGGCACGCTCGGCTCCCGCCTGAGCGGCATCATCCGGCAACAGATCATCAACACTTTCGCGCCAGCCCTGACCGACGCCTTCTCGGTCGCCGTGAAGGTCCCGAACCTGCTGCGGGAACTGCTGGCCGAGGGCGCCCTGGTGAACTCGTTCATCCCGGTGTACAAGACCCTGGACACCCGGGGCCGCCGGGAACTGGCGCAGGCGTTCAGCGGCGTGCTCATCGCCGTGAACCTCCTGCTCATGGCGGCCGGGATCTTCGCCGCGCCGTGGATCGTGGATCTGCTGCTGGCCAGCAATTCCAACGTGGACCGGGAACTGACGCTGTTCATGACGCGCATGCTCATGCCGTTCCTGATGCTGATCAGCTTGTCGGCCATCGCGATGGGCCTGCTGAACGCCGACGAGCATTTCCGTGAGAGCAGTTTCGCGCCCGTGGCGTTCAACATTGCCAGCATCGTCGCGCTGATCCTGCTGCCGCACAGCGCGACGTGGCTCGCCTTCGGCTGGCTGATCGGTGGTGTGGCGCAGCTGCTGGTGCAGCTCCCCGCCCTGAACCGCTTTGGGCTGCTGCCCACGCCCGGCCTGAAGGGGCACCCGGCGGTGGGCCGCGTGCTGAAGCAGATGGCGCCGTTCACCCTGACCGCCGGGGCCCGGCAGATCCTGAACGTGTACGTGACCAGCCTGCTGTCCAACGCTCAGCAGTTCCCGAAAGGCACGCAGACCGGGTACACCAACGCCGAGGCGCTGTTCACGATGGTCAACGGTCTGTTCGTCGTCTCCCCCGTCCTGGCTGTCTTCCCACGCTTCTCGCAGGCCGCGGCGGAAAAGGACTGGACGCAGTTCCGCGCACTGACGGCCAGCACCATCCGTACGACTACGTTCCTGGCGGCCCCCATGAGTGCGCTCCTGATCGCACTGGCCCCGTTCGCGGTCAGCCTGATCAACCTGACCCCGCCGAGGGGCGTCCAGGAACTGGATAAGTTCGCGGCGGGCAGCGGAATCCTGTTCGGCTGGGCGCTGGCCCTGGTGCCGTGGGCGCTGGTGACGGTGCTGCTGCGCACCTTCTACGCGCGGGAACGCACGCGGGAGGCCGTGACGATCAGCGCCATCGGGTTCGTGCTAGAGGTCGCACTGTACCGCCTGCTGGTCCCACCGCTGGGATTGATCGGCTTCGGGCTGAGCACCACCATCAGCGGGCTGCTGATGACGGCGGCCCTGATCGTCCTGTACCGCCGCGCGGTGGGCTTCCCCACGCGCGAGGTCACGGGGCATCTGCTGCGCGTGGTGCCGCTGGCAGCCGTCTCGGGCGGCGCGGCGTGGCTGATCGCCCGCGCGCTGCCGATCCAGCCGGGCTTCATCCTGACCAGCGTCCCCGTGCTGGCGCTGGCGGGCGGCGCGGGTCTCGCGGTGTACCTGGGCGGCGCGCTGGCCCTGCGCATGCCGGAGGTCGCGGCGGTCACGCGTCGGCTGAAGCGGTAA
- the tdh gene encoding L-threonine 3-dehydrogenase — protein sequence MRALSKQHAQEGIWMTEAPVPTPGPNDILIKVRKGSICGTDVHIYKWDSWAQQTIPVPMIVGHEYVGTVAAIGSEVRGFQIGDRVSGEGHVTCGHCRNCRAGRRHLCRNTLGVGVNRPGSFAEYLVLPAFNAFKLPDDIPDDIAAIFDPFGNAVHTALSFDLVGEDVLITGAGPIGVMAAAVAKHVGARNVVITDINDYRLDLARKMGVTRAVNVAQEDLRAVMQELGMTEGFDVGLEMSGSGPAFAQMVDVMNNGGKIALLGIPAGRVDIDWNGVIFKMLTIKGIYGREMFETWYKMAALIQSGLDLSPIITHHYPIQDYQQGFDAMLGGQSGKVILNWE from the coding sequence ATGCGCGCCCTGAGCAAACAGCACGCCCAGGAGGGCATCTGGATGACCGAGGCGCCGGTGCCCACACCCGGCCCGAACGACATTCTGATCAAGGTCCGCAAGGGCAGCATCTGCGGCACGGACGTGCACATCTACAAGTGGGACAGCTGGGCGCAGCAGACCATCCCCGTCCCGATGATCGTCGGGCACGAGTACGTGGGCACGGTCGCCGCGATCGGCAGCGAGGTCCGCGGCTTCCAGATCGGCGACCGCGTCAGCGGCGAGGGCCACGTCACCTGCGGGCACTGCCGCAACTGCCGCGCCGGGCGCCGCCACCTCTGCCGCAACACCCTGGGCGTCGGCGTGAACCGCCCCGGCTCCTTCGCCGAGTACCTCGTGCTGCCCGCCTTCAACGCCTTCAAGCTCCCCGACGACATCCCGGACGACATCGCCGCGATCTTCGACCCCTTCGGGAACGCCGTCCACACCGCCCTGAGCTTCGATCTGGTCGGCGAGGACGTCCTGATCACGGGCGCCGGACCCATCGGCGTGATGGCCGCCGCCGTCGCCAAGCACGTCGGGGCGCGCAACGTCGTCATCACCGACATCAACGACTACCGCCTCGACCTCGCCCGCAAGATGGGCGTCACCCGCGCCGTGAACGTCGCCCAGGAGGACCTGCGCGCCGTCATGCAGGAACTCGGCATGACCGAGGGCTTCGACGTGGGCCTGGAAATGAGCGGGTCGGGTCCCGCCTTCGCGCAGATGGTGGACGTCATGAACAACGGCGGCAAGATCGCCCTGCTCGGCATCCCCGCCGGACGCGTGGATATCGACTGGAACGGCGTGATCTTCAAGATGCTCACCATCAAGGGCATCTACGGCCGCGAGATGTTCGAAACCTGGTACAAGATGGCCGCCCTGATCCAGTCCGGCCTCGACCTGAGTCCCATCATCACCCACCACTACCCCATTCAGGACTACCAGCAGGGCTTCGACGCCATGCTCGGCGGCCAGAGCGGCAAGGTCATCCTGAACTGGGAGTAA
- a CDS encoding NAD(P)/FAD-dependent oxidoreductase → MPAPHAGEVVPGLWDVLIVGAGPAGLSAALTLGRSRRRVLLLDGGPPRNASVSAGHGLLTRDGISPEDLKAAALADLEPYDVTVRADGAREVRRVGECFDVRVGDAWQRTRVLVFATGVRDILPPVPGLRERWGQGVFHCPYCDGWEHEGRALAVYGSGQSAHHLALTVRAWSDRVTLLCDGEPCLTPEQALDLERVGVTVRTQPVRRVSGGPIEDAPVCVSFVGAPPLSVDAVFLAPEQEGGSHLPAALGCELDGKGRVTVNADQETGVPGVFAIGDMTGAPQYVVQAAAAGMHAAQVINTRLIHAAVHALGAAFHKSPQNEGARDPDSRDE, encoded by the coding sequence GTGCCCGCGCCGCACGCGGGGGAGGTCGTGCCGGGCCTGTGGGACGTGCTGATCGTGGGCGCGGGGCCGGCGGGCCTGAGTGCGGCGCTGACGCTGGGCCGCTCGCGGCGCCGGGTGTTGCTGCTGGACGGCGGGCCGCCCCGCAACGCGAGCGTGTCGGCGGGGCACGGCCTCCTGACCCGCGACGGGATCAGCCCCGAGGACCTGAAGGCGGCGGCCCTGGCGGATCTGGAACCGTACGACGTGACGGTCCGGGCGGACGGCGCACGCGAGGTCCGGCGGGTGGGCGAGTGCTTCGATGTGCGCGTCGGGGACGCGTGGCAGCGCACGCGGGTGCTGGTGTTCGCGACGGGCGTGCGCGACATCCTGCCGCCGGTACCGGGTCTGCGGGAACGCTGGGGTCAGGGCGTGTTCCACTGCCCGTACTGCGACGGCTGGGAGCACGAGGGCCGCGCCCTGGCCGTGTACGGGTCGGGGCAGTCGGCGCATCACCTCGCGCTGACGGTGCGGGCCTGGTCGGACCGCGTGACCCTGCTGTGCGACGGGGAGCCCTGCCTGACGCCCGAGCAGGCGCTCGATCTGGAACGGGTGGGTGTCACCGTCCGTACGCAGCCGGTGCGCCGCGTGAGTGGCGGCCCGATAGAGGACGCCCCGGTGTGCGTGTCGTTCGTGGGCGCCCCGCCCCTGAGTGTGGACGCGGTGTTCCTCGCGCCGGAGCAGGAGGGCGGCAGTCACCTGCCCGCTGCGCTGGGCTGCGAGCTGGACGGGAAGGGCCGCGTGACCGTGAATGCCGATCAGGAGACGGGCGTGCCGGGTGTCTTCGCTATCGGGGATATGACGGGCGCGCCGCAGTACGTGGTGCAGGCGGCGGCGGCGGGCATGCACGCGGCGCAGGTGATCAACACCCGCCTGATCCACGCGGCGGTGCACGCTCTGGGCGCGGCGTTCCACAAGAGCCCGCAGAACGAGGGCGCGCGCGATCCCGACAGCCGTGACGAGTGA
- a CDS encoding YdcF family protein, with translation MRPRGATLSIIPLAVTALFLAGFLTAPPLRVPSAPTPNATLIVLGAAQYDGRPSPAFQRRLDHALTLYQQGHVQRVVVTGGRQPGDRYTEGRVGATYLNAHGVPGRALIAEERSRTTVQNLENARAVLPGGTPVTLVTDEAHAPRALALARALNMNANVSASPLSPHTSRQYVLREKLALLGYALLGIRL, from the coding sequence ATGCGACCCCGGGGCGCCACCCTCTCCATCATTCCCCTCGCGGTCACCGCCCTCTTCCTCGCCGGGTTCCTGACCGCGCCGCCCCTGCGCGTCCCTAGCGCCCCCACCCCCAACGCCACCCTGATCGTCCTGGGCGCGGCGCAGTACGACGGCCGGCCCAGCCCCGCCTTCCAGCGGCGCCTCGACCACGCCCTCACCCTCTACCAGCAGGGGCACGTGCAGCGGGTCGTGGTCACCGGAGGCCGCCAGCCCGGCGACCGCTACACCGAGGGCCGCGTCGGCGCCACCTACCTGAACGCGCACGGCGTTCCGGGCCGCGCCCTCATCGCCGAGGAACGCAGCCGCACCACCGTCCAGAACCTCGAGAACGCCCGCGCTGTGCTCCCGGGCGGCACGCCCGTCACCCTCGTCACCGACGAGGCGCACGCCCCCCGCGCCCTGGCGCTGGCCCGCGCGCTGAACATGAACGCCAACGTCAGCGCCAGTCCCCTCAGCCCCCACACCAGCCGCCAGTACGTCCTGCGCGAGAAACTCGCCCTGCTCGGCTACGCGCTGCTCGGCATCCGGCTGTAG
- the dnaJ gene encoding molecular chaperone DnaJ — protein MDYYELLGVAKTASADEIKSAYRKLALKYHPDRNKEEGAAEKFTQINEAYAVLSDTEKRAHYDRFGSAPGAGMPGGDPFGGMGGAGFDPMDIFEQLFGGAMGGRGGRRGPARGDDLETEAFVSLAQARAGEEIEVTVDRLTTCEHCDGTKTEPGGKPPKTCTTCGGAGAVRAQARTIFGVVETQQACPTCRGEGQIVQDPCTVCKGRGRTLKAETVKVKLPKGIDEGYRIRVSGAGNEGPGGNGDLYVHIEMEKHPELRREQEHLIHTAKIGFAKAALGGQITVPTLDGPHTVEVKAGTQHGELHRLRGQGMPRLQGSGNGDLIVEYDVIVPKPGQLNPEAREALLAYARAVGDEVNEKHEGFFDRVGKIFRGE, from the coding sequence ATGGATTACTACGAACTGCTGGGCGTCGCGAAGACCGCGAGTGCCGATGAGATCAAGTCCGCTTACCGCAAACTGGCCCTGAAGTACCACCCCGACCGCAACAAGGAAGAGGGGGCAGCGGAGAAGTTCACGCAGATCAACGAGGCGTACGCCGTCCTCAGCGACACGGAGAAACGCGCGCACTACGACCGCTTCGGCAGCGCGCCGGGCGCGGGCATGCCCGGCGGCGACCCGTTCGGCGGGATGGGCGGCGCGGGCTTCGATCCGATGGACATCTTCGAGCAGCTGTTCGGCGGCGCGATGGGTGGCCGGGGCGGGCGGCGCGGCCCGGCGCGCGGGGACGACCTGGAGACCGAGGCGTTCGTGAGCCTCGCGCAGGCCCGCGCGGGCGAGGAGATCGAGGTCACGGTGGACCGCCTGACCACCTGCGAGCACTGCGACGGCACGAAGACCGAACCCGGCGGCAAGCCGCCCAAGACCTGCACGACCTGCGGCGGGGCGGGCGCGGTGCGCGCGCAGGCCCGCACGATCTTCGGCGTGGTGGAGACCCAGCAGGCCTGCCCCACCTGCCGCGGCGAGGGCCAGATCGTGCAGGACCCCTGCACGGTGTGCAAGGGCCGGGGCCGCACCCTGAAGGCCGAGACCGTGAAGGTCAAGCTGCCCAAGGGGATCGACGAGGGCTACCGCATCCGCGTGAGCGGCGCGGGCAACGAGGGCCCCGGCGGGAACGGCGACCTGTACGTGCACATCGAGATGGAGAAGCACCCCGAGCTGCGCCGCGAGCAGGAGCACCTGATCCACACGGCGAAGATCGGCTTCGCGAAGGCCGCGCTGGGCGGGCAGATCACGGTGCCCACCCTGGACGGCCCGCACACGGTCGAGGTGAAGGCCGGCACGCAGCACGGCGAACTGCACCGCCTGCGCGGTCAGGGCATGCCGCGCCTCCAGGGGTCCGGGAACGGTGACCTGATCGTCGAGTACGACGTGATCGTGCCCAAGCCGGGCCAGCTGAACCCCGAGGCGCGCGAGGCGCTGCTCGCCTACGCCCGCGCGGTGGGTGACGAGGTGAACGAGAAGCACGAGGGCTTCTTCGACCGGGTCGGCAAGATCTTCCGGGGCGAGTGA
- the topA gene encoding type I DNA topoisomerase — translation MPRSSAHTLVIVESPAKARTIEKYLGKGYTVESSIGHIRDLPKSAADIPEKYKGKAWARLGLDIENDFQPLYVVSPEKKAHVAKLRRLAQDADEIILATDDDREGESIAWHLFQELKPKVPVRRMVFHEITKEAIQAAIAAPRQIDTNLVEAQEARRALDRLYGYEVSPVLWKKVAPKLSAGRVQSVATRMLVQRERERMRFVSATWWDLLVTAKTAQGQSFPARLTDLAGQKLALGRDFDPLTGRLKDGVVARLLTEAEARALADGLAGQPLTVTSAEEKPFTQRPYPPFITSTLQQEGSRKLGFAATRTMRAAQRLYEQGYITYMRTDSTNLSEEAVKAARSQVAQMYGANYLSPQPRVYTKKAKNAQEAHEAIRPAGSSFRTPDSLKTELSGDEWRLYDLIWKRTVACQMADARGRGLRVRLGGKARGGEDVALSASGRTIDFPGFLRAYVEGSDDPSAALEDRETPLPPLSEGQRVTAEGAKPEGHETQPPARFTEASLVQSLEAAGIGRPSTYASILGTIQDRGYATKKGQALVPSWTAFATSALLEHHFGTLVDYDFTAKMEEDLDEIAGGRESRVPYLRRFYLGDHGQGMALKPTIEQQMGEIDARGIATIRVPKLEGSGVEVRVGRYGPYMERGEQKANLPEDLAPDELTAEKAEELLARPSGDRSLGTDPDTGMPVVARAGRYGPYVTLGDTNPPARSASLFPGDDLGTLSLERALQLLTLPRLVGSSEGEEVWAFNGKYGPYLKRGNDSRSLATHEQLFTVTLPEAEALFLQPRFRARSAAAGPLRTFEIEGRAAIQLKDGRFGPYLTDGERNATLRKGETPENLTAERALEILEERGKEPKKKPGKAGATKKAAPKAGATKATAKAGAKKPAASKSTAKKPAAKKPTAKAAPDRATFTWADLQPHLGVLSDPERRLVTATRGEGRKVEDVAPELGLDVKKAKGMALQASKKLNQAARGE, via the coding sequence ATGCCCAGATCCTCTGCCCACACGCTGGTTATCGTCGAGTCGCCTGCCAAGGCCCGCACCATCGAGAAGTACCTCGGAAAGGGGTACACGGTGGAGTCGTCCATCGGGCACATCCGCGACCTGCCGAAAAGTGCGGCGGACATCCCCGAGAAGTACAAGGGCAAGGCCTGGGCGCGCCTGGGGCTGGACATCGAGAACGACTTCCAGCCGCTGTACGTGGTGTCGCCGGAGAAGAAGGCGCACGTGGCGAAGCTGCGCAGGCTGGCCCAGGACGCCGACGAGATCATCCTGGCGACCGACGATGACCGCGAGGGCGAGAGCATCGCGTGGCACCTGTTCCAGGAACTGAAGCCGAAGGTGCCGGTGCGGCGCATGGTGTTCCACGAGATCACGAAGGAGGCGATCCAGGCCGCGATCGCCGCGCCGCGTCAGATCGACACGAACCTCGTGGAAGCGCAGGAGGCCCGCCGGGCCCTGGACCGCCTGTACGGGTACGAGGTCAGCCCGGTGCTGTGGAAGAAGGTCGCGCCGAAACTGTCGGCGGGGCGGGTGCAGTCGGTGGCGACGCGCATGCTGGTGCAGCGTGAACGCGAGCGGATGCGCTTCGTGAGCGCGACGTGGTGGGACCTGCTCGTCACGGCGAAGACGGCGCAGGGGCAGAGCTTCCCGGCCCGCCTGACCGATCTGGCGGGGCAGAAGCTGGCGCTGGGCCGTGACTTCGACCCGCTGACCGGCCGCCTGAAGGACGGCGTGGTGGCCCGCCTGCTCACCGAGGCCGAGGCGCGCGCCCTGGCCGACGGGCTGGCCGGGCAGCCGCTGACCGTGACGAGCGCGGAGGAAAAACCCTTCACGCAGCGGCCCTACCCGCCGTTCATCACGTCCACCCTCCAGCAGGAGGGCAGCCGCAAGCTGGGCTTCGCCGCGACCCGCACGATGCGCGCCGCGCAGCGCCTGTACGAGCAGGGCTACATCACCTATATGCGCACGGACTCCACGAACCTCTCCGAGGAGGCCGTGAAGGCGGCGCGCTCGCAGGTGGCGCAGATGTACGGCGCGAACTACCTGTCCCCGCAGCCGCGCGTGTACACGAAGAAGGCCAAGAACGCGCAGGAGGCCCACGAGGCGATCCGCCCGGCCGGGAGCAGCTTCCGCACGCCCGATAGCCTGAAGACCGAACTGTCCGGCGACGAGTGGCGCCTGTACGACCTGATCTGGAAACGCACGGTCGCCTGCCAGATGGCCGACGCGCGTGGCCGCGGGCTGCGTGTCCGCCTGGGCGGCAAGGCCAGGGGGGGCGAGGACGTGGCCCTGAGCGCGTCGGGCCGCACCATCGACTTCCCCGGCTTCCTGCGCGCGTACGTGGAAGGCAGCGACGACCCCAGCGCCGCGCTGGAGGACCGCGAGACGCCCCTGCCCCCCCTGAGTGAGGGGCAGCGCGTGACGGCAGAGGGTGCGAAACCCGAGGGGCACGAGACCCAGCCGCCCGCCCGCTTCACGGAAGCGAGTCTGGTGCAGTCGCTGGAGGCCGCCGGGATCGGGCGCCCCAGCACGTACGCCAGCATCCTGGGCACCATCCAGGACCGTGGGTACGCCACGAAGAAGGGCCAGGCCCTGGTGCCCTCGTGGACGGCGTTCGCCACGAGCGCGCTGCTGGAACACCACTTCGGGACGCTGGTGGACTACGACTTCACCGCGAAGATGGAAGAGGACCTCGACGAGATCGCCGGGGGCCGCGAGAGCCGCGTGCCGTACCTGAGGCGCTTCTACCTGGGGGACCACGGGCAGGGCATGGCGCTCAAACCCACCATCGAGCAGCAGATGGGCGAGATCGACGCGCGCGGCATCGCCACCATCCGCGTGCCGAAGCTGGAGGGCAGCGGCGTGGAAGTCCGCGTGGGCCGCTACGGGCCGTACATGGAACGCGGAGAGCAGAAGGCGAACCTGCCAGAAGACCTCGCGCCGGACGAACTGACGGCCGAGAAGGCCGAGGAGCTCCTCGCGCGGCCCAGCGGCGACCGATCCCTGGGCACCGACCCGGACACCGGGATGCCCGTCGTGGCGCGCGCCGGACGCTACGGACCGTACGTGACCCTGGGTGACACGAACCCGCCCGCGCGCAGCGCCAGCCTCTTCCCCGGCGACGACCTGGGCACCCTGAGCCTGGAGCGCGCCCTGCAACTCCTGACCCTGCCCCGGCTGGTGGGCAGCAGCGAGGGCGAGGAAGTCTGGGCGTTCAACGGCAAGTACGGCCCGTACCTGAAGCGTGGCAACGACAGCCGCAGCCTCGCCACGCATGAGCAGCTGTTCACGGTGACGCTCCCCGAGGCGGAGGCGCTGTTCCTGCAACCGCGCTTCCGGGCGCGCTCGGCTGCCGCCGGGCCGCTGCGCACCTTCGAGATCGAGGGCCGCGCCGCCATCCAGCTCAAGGACGGCCGCTTCGGGCCGTACCTGACCGACGGCGAGCGCAACGCCACCCTGCGCAAGGGCGAGACGCCGGAGAACCTGACCGCCGAACGCGCCCTGGAAATCCTGGAGGAACGCGGCAAGGAACCCAAGAAGAAGCCCGGCAAGGCAGGCGCCACCAAGAAAGCGGCGCCCAAGGCAGGCGCGACCAAGGCGACCGCGAAGGCCGGGGCGAAGAAACCCGCCGCCAGCAAGTCGACCGCCAAAAAACCCGCCGCGAAGAAGCCAACCGCGAAGGCCGCGCCCGACAGGGCCACCTTCACCTGGGCGGACCTGCAACCCCACCTGGGCGTCCTGAGCGACCCGGAGCGCCGCCTCGTGACCGCCACGCGCGGCGAGGGCCGCAAGGTCGAGGACGTCGCCCCGGAACTCGGGCTGGACGTCAAGAAAGCCAAGGGCATGGCCCTCCAGGCCAGCAAGAAACTCAATCAGGCTGCGCGCGGCGAGTAA
- a CDS encoding phytoene desaturase family protein, protein MTLDAVVVGAGPNGLSAAVTLARAGLRVQVLEAHGRVGGGLSSAELTLPGFTHDVGSAIHPLAVASPAFRAWPLHAFGLDWVQPEAPVAHPLPGGRSVTLERDLHATAAALGRDGPAWVRLMAPLLADWEGLLDDILRPLPRPPRHPLSLARFGLRGLPSAAFVGETLFRTPEGRALWAGLAAHSNLPLTTPGTAAMTLVLALLAHAVGWPFPRGGAQALADALRAYLEFLGGEVLTGVTVRSARDLPPARVTLVDSSPRVLLDLLGDRAPGWYRAALEGYRYGPGLQKLDYALSGPMPWADPRVARAATVHLGGLAPDLAESERVAGRQVPARPYVLAAQHTLFDPSRAPAGGHTFWAYSHVPGGFAGDASGPMEAQIDHFAPGWQGLILARRRTTAPELQAFSPVFQGGDVNGGRGDLWGLLARPLPTPTPYRTPVKGVYLCSSATPPGGGIHGMSGYHAAQAALHDEFRLRAP, encoded by the coding sequence ATGACGCTGGACGCCGTGGTGGTGGGGGCCGGGCCGAACGGGCTGTCGGCGGCGGTGACGCTGGCCCGGGCCGGGCTGCGCGTGCAGGTGCTCGAGGCGCACGGCCGGGTGGGGGGTGGCCTGAGCAGCGCGGAGCTGACGCTGCCGGGGTTCACGCATGACGTGGGCTCGGCGATTCATCCGCTGGCGGTGGCCAGTCCGGCCTTCCGGGCGTGGCCGCTGCATGCGTTCGGGCTGGACTGGGTGCAGCCGGAGGCACCGGTCGCTCACCCGCTGCCGGGCGGGCGGAGCGTGACGCTGGAGCGGGACCTGCACGCCACCGCCGCCGCGCTGGGCCGGGATGGGCCCGCCTGGGTGCGCCTGATGGCCCCGCTCCTGGCCGACTGGGAGGGTCTGCTGGACGACATCCTGCGGCCCCTGCCGCGCCCGCCGCGCCACCCGCTGTCCCTGGCGCGCTTCGGACTGCGGGGCCTGCCGAGTGCGGCGTTCGTCGGGGAAACGCTGTTCCGCACGCCGGAGGGCCGGGCGCTGTGGGCGGGGCTGGCGGCGCACAGCAACCTGCCGCTGACCACGCCCGGCACGGCCGCCATGACGCTGGTGCTGGCGCTGCTGGCGCACGCGGTGGGCTGGCCATTCCCGCGTGGCGGGGCGCAGGCCCTGGCGGACGCCCTGCGCGCGTACCTGGAATTCCTGGGCGGCGAGGTCCTGACCGGCGTGACGGTGCGGTCCGCGCGGGACCTGCCGCCCGCCCGCGTGACCCTGGTGGACAGCAGTCCCCGCGTGCTGCTGGACTTGCTGGGTGACCGCGCCCCGGGCTGGTACCGCGCTGCGCTGGAGGGCTACCGCTACGGGCCGGGCCTCCAGAAACTCGATTACGCCCTGTCCGGCCCCATGCCCTGGGCGGACCCGCGCGTGGCGCGCGCCGCGACCGTCCACCTGGGCGGCCTCGCGCCCGACCTCGCCGAGTCCGAACGGGTGGCCGGGCGGCAGGTGCCCGCGCGGCCCTACGTGCTCGCCGCGCAGCACACTCTCTTCGACCCCAGCCGCGCACCTGCCGGTGGGCACACCTTCTGGGCGTACTCGCACGTGCCAGGCGGCTTCGCGGGCGACGCCAGCGGGCCGATGGAGGCGCAGATCGACCACTTCGCACCCGGCTGGCAGGGGCTGATCCTGGCCCGGCGGCGCACCACCGCGCCGGAGTTGCAGGCGTTCAGCCCGGTCTTCCAGGGCGGGGACGTGAACGGCGGGCGCGGCGACCTGTGGGGCCTGCTGGCCCGCCCGCTGCCCACCCCCACCCCGTACCGCACCCCGGTGAAAGGGGTGTACCTCTGCTCCAGCGCCACCCCGCCCGGCGGCGGCATTCACGGCATGAGCGGCTACCACGCCGCGCAGGCCGCCCTGCACGACGAGTTCAGGCTGCGCGCCCCATAG